A genomic region of Thermococcus celericrescens contains the following coding sequences:
- a CDS encoding class I SAM-dependent methyltransferase — MNPADIVDANIEQMVKFSVLQIIGLGTKHGIFPLLSRAPTVQELVDRVGLPNRRLLLDFIDTLERLGIVAEKDGRLHLNGFTYTVHVPGERYDLLIHDWVPVLEEIYRMVDYAFITPVHPHVLMDFDKDADFWDMRMSTRFSAVYRNAMAQAAGLRPGMHVLDIGCGSVSPVQFAEMIGYNGFYLGIDYSPALLEIARARVEMKNLPVELKEMDAKLIRPVNEYDVVLMSFVLEYAKDRERVLRGALETLKSGGKMVVLEPFRDAFAHIQALEFFESLNKDFIGFPSAGEIRDVILEEGFDVEITRPARSIMVVKKM, encoded by the coding sequence ATGAATCCCGCCGATATCGTCGATGCCAACATCGAGCAGATGGTCAAGTTTTCCGTGCTCCAGATAATTGGACTCGGAACAAAGCACGGCATATTTCCTCTGCTCTCCAGGGCCCCAACGGTGCAGGAGCTGGTTGACCGTGTGGGCCTGCCCAACAGGCGCCTTCTTCTGGACTTTATCGACACGCTGGAGCGCCTGGGAATAGTGGCCGAGAAGGACGGCAGGCTTCACCTCAACGGCTTTACGTACACCGTGCATGTCCCAGGGGAGAGGTACGACCTCCTGATTCATGACTGGGTGCCCGTTCTGGAGGAGATATACCGCATGGTTGACTACGCGTTCATAACCCCCGTCCATCCGCACGTTCTCATGGACTTCGATAAGGACGCCGACTTCTGGGACATGCGCATGAGCACCCGTTTCTCCGCGGTGTACCGCAACGCCATGGCCCAGGCCGCGGGCCTAAGGCCGGGTATGCACGTACTCGACATCGGTTGCGGCTCGGTGTCTCCTGTCCAGTTCGCCGAGATGATAGGCTACAATGGCTTCTATCTAGGAATCGACTACTCTCCGGCGCTTCTGGAGATAGCGAGGGCCAGGGTGGAGATGAAAAACCTGCCCGTTGAGCTGAAGGAGATGGACGCGAAGCTCATCCGTCCGGTTAACGAGTACGACGTGGTCCTCATGAGTTTCGTCCTTGAGTATGCCAAGGACAGGGAGAGGGTTCTCAGGGGTGCCCTTGAGACGCTCAAGTCCGGTGGGAAGATGGTGGTGCTTGAGCCGTTCAGGGACGCCTTTGCCCACATTCAGGCCCTCGAGTTCTTCGAGAGCCTCAACAAGGACTTCATTGGCTTCCCCTCCGCGGGGGAGATTAGGGACGTTATCCTGGAAGAGGGCTTCGACGTCGAGATAACCCGGCCCGCCAGGAGCATAATGGTAGTTAAGAAGATGTGA